attaaatgtaattttgtaatgGCGTCTCCATGGGAAAACTGGCATGTGACCTGTTTTACAAGGAAATCTGTCTTAAAAGAACATATCGATACAGAATGTGAAATTATACAATGTATGGGATATTTTTGATTGTGTCATTGCTGAAACGTGAACATGTGATGACAGTGACTTGCTTtattccaaaaataaaagtgtcagtgCAGCACAACCCTGGTGAACATCGCATTATCAGTTGCTGTGGTTCTACATCTCTGAGGGTTGCACCAAATTTcctagagaaaatctgcattttaacCAGCAgggacaggagctgctggtgtactgctgcctcatgtggtcagtttgtgtcacttcttCAAaactgaatgaaggatttcacaCCCACAaggcacaaaaaaacccacattttaaCTGATGGAggtagcagtggatcaaccaTCCCTGCATGCCATGACATACAATTGTTAATTTATTCAATTTAGAAAGCCACAAAAATGTCAGTCTCTATTTGGGAAAAGGACATCAAAGAGTGAGATCGGAGAGAAAATATGTCTTTCTATATTTTGGATGTGACTGATGTGCGAATATACGTACTCTTCTCCAcatttatcattatattatacatgttcCTCCATGTCTCACTGGAGGAAATAGAGATGTAAATGTCagagttaaaatgtgtgtatacagaTCAACAGGCAAACACTTGTTTTTGACAGGGAAACATCACTGCATTGAGGACGATAATGCACCAGCATGGGCAAATGTTCCTAGTGTGCGAGTGGTTCTGTTACAGTTATTACCATGTGGACAGGTGTTAGACAGCAACAGCTGTGCCCATTTACAGTATGTCTGTTGGAAGAACCTCTGATTCACTGTCAATATCAGGTTACTTACTTCCATTACAATAGAATTCAGCCAGTGTCACATTCTGTGGTAAACCATGGACCTTTTACATTAGCGAGGAGaatactgtgtttgttttgctacaGGTTACACCCTTTGTGGGAAAGAAGCAGAAAGAATAGAGTTTATGATGTAAGTTTAAAGGCCACTGATACCTTTGAGGCATTTATGTACTTTCACTTTTCACTATGACAAAAACCACTTATGTGAtgcatgtgttattattatgttcaTTTCCAAATGAAGTTAGCTCTAACAGGATGCCAGGCAAGtgcatttttaataatgtttggCTTTCGATTTACAAATATAAGTCAATTGTGAATGAATTGTGAAAGTATTGAATTCCAAATTCCATGTTTCATTTTTGCTACAAAGCCTGTGATAGGGCTAGTGCATCTAAGTAAGAACCTCATTACTGGGCTCAATGTTCCCAATAGGAGCCTTTGTTACCTGTGTTGATTACTTGATTGAGTCATGGAAGTTGGGTAAAATATTGTGGAAAAATAATGGAAAACCTTtgaaaatgaatctgtaaaaatgtgtgggaaccctgttcATTAAACGTCACTTCTTGTTTATCTATTCTTCACTTTGTCTTATTTCATCAGTATTTTAGCTTTTATTAAGAGATTTGCTCTTATTTTATtcctgatgtttttatttttggtgttcattcattgtATTTACGGTATGTGTAGTGTCGGCTGTTTCCTCACCTCTGATTGTTGAGCTCTACTTCCTCATTTTGGTTTCTTTTGGCTGTCTTTGTCATATGTTTTAAGACTcctaaggcaggggtgtcaagctcaaatgacctgggggccaatgagcttCAAATCTGGTTAAAAGGGGGCCAATCCAGACAACAAAAGCAATTGTTTATTAGGGGTTGGGCAACATGAGCTTTAAagtataacacaatattccatgaCATCACAGTAAAGATAtgtatgatgatatttcatagaaagtaaaagtatttgtttggatttggaattaaaacactttaaagttGAATGCaagacatttaataatgtgataattaacAGAATGTCTTTTATTGCTATTGTCAAAATATTGCTATCAATTGTATTTAGTATTGTAatgtatctactgtatattctatcacctcgctGGCAGTTGTGCATCTGTTTTAAGGAAGAGGAGGTCCCATGATTTAGGGGTGtaataaacatgaaacagcctggTATCTTGTACTTTACATGTTAGGAATAGTCTTTTTCtgtgctttattattattaataaattgcTCTCAGTGAAGGCATGACTGCCAGggacaaatgtaaaaattgaTTTCAACcacaacaaaaggctcactGATGCCTGCTTCAATGTGTGCTATTTTAAGATGtgtgctgctttatctcactgtaagtCATTTTCTTCCAACTGGAAATTgaagtgtgtgtctctctctaaAGCACTTACTCTCTACACCAAAGTCCTTGAAGAAAGACATCACAACCCGCAGAAGGTTTTGATGCACTGCTGTCTCCTCCAGTAAGTccaaaagtgttattttgtgattcagTGTTTGAGCCCCTTCATTTAGAATTACCTCAGTAAATAATGTGCAAAACAAGGCAGCAGCTGAACAGCTTCTgtgttaaaaacattattttctctgTCTAAAAGTGAGATAAACAAGTGAATATCATTTATTGTAGACTGTTTCTAAAAGCTTTCTTGACTTCTCATGTTGAGATCGAGAACAGAACTACATGAAATACAGTGTCCTGTGCACTGCTAGAAACAATAAGAAATAAAGACACAGTCCCTGGAATAATGTGTGCCTTTATATTGCATGATGGACCAGACTGTTGGTCCATCATGTGACATGTTGTTACTTTCTGcttcaaagaaaatgaatttgaaCTATTTATCTAAACCATGTGAGGCCTAGAGGAACGGGAGCTTGTCTTACCTTGGGCAACACAAAGGGAGATATGCATTCCTTTATTTTAACGTGTGCCATTAAGAGAGAGATAAACAGGATTGTGTGCATGGCTGCTCTCCAGAGAAGAGTGAAGACGTCCATTTAGTATAGCCAGACAGTCACCACAGCAATATGTGCAGTCACAGCCCTGCAGTGGAGAAAACAGGATGGTCATTGTGGTCTGGAGGATGTCCAGGATGCACTGACCCGCCCTGCTACCACAGGATATCATGTTACATCAGTGTGATAATGTTTTCTTCTGTACTATCCACTGCCACTGTCATCTCTGCATCTCTGGATTAACGTTGCTGTCAGCCCTGGTGTGTTTTGGCTAACATTCTGTCTCTTGCTGCAGTTGGTATTCACCTCCCACATCCCTGCGCTCATATTTTCAGTGGGAATTTAGATTCAAAGATGAGCTTTCCAGATGAAgtgtgttctgtttcctgtcaaaTTTAAACCATACTTCCACAATAACCCTCTTGCTTTGTGCTCCTTTCCATTTGCTGGTATCTTTTTGTGATGGAAGAGATTTCTCTGGCAGTAATGCTGCACTGCAGTTCTAAAGCCATTAGAGGTGGACAGTCTGATAATAACACTTGGGTTATGAATCAAACAATTTAGTATTTtataaatcaaaacaacatttctgtaaGGTCGGGCGACATGGCTTATGAATAATTCTCAATATTTTAAGTGTTAgtaagtgactttttaaaattttgCCAGATCTGTGTATTATTAATCAAATCAATTCCATCAGTGTACTTCACtaatgtattcaatataataaatatcacAATCACAACTTGGCTATAtccaaaataaaagactatatcttgtctcatgtcacaatatagatataatattacATACATTATCCCATTCCTTGTCACTTGTATGGTGTGTTTGTTCCTGTCATCTACTGCAAACCAAGTTTTCCCCTTAAAGGACAATAAAGGTCTCTGACTCCTAATCCAGTGCATGTGGTGCGTTCCATTTTAGGTCATGGGCACAGGAACGCCCCCCCCGAACTTGGATTTCCAACTCAGAAACACGGCACAACCTCACCAACCCTGAAATGAGATTCCAAGACAGCAGCTACTATACAAACATTGCTATATTAACACATGTTGCTGcacaaaataccatgtagaccattgttattgactggtattgGCAAAAATGACGTTTGCATTTCTACTATCCCATAACcttatccaatcaggagccacaAAGGGGGTggtcctctctttttctcagtGAATAAATGCCCCACCCACATTACTGGTGGTAGAAGGActtacagcagcaacacacagaAAGTCAGCCAACGCATGACATTACTGAGAGCAGATTAATTACATGATCCAATTACAATCGTTTTTAGACCTGTCAAATTTGTATGTGAGACATTCTAAGGCGGGATTACACTTAATGAGAAGCCGATACAGCCACAACCATAGCTGTGGACTATGTGACTCGTTTTCTTCTATTAAATTGATCTCATTcacctttttttgtaaaatacagttttcttgtgttaaatgtgttagTTAATCGCAGTACAATCAGCATGTAATATAGTTTTTCATAGATAATTAATGATCTCTAGTCACCAAACCTTACAAattaaatatctaaaaaaacTACCTCTCAGCAAATACATTAATTGACATTATTAAAAATTAATactaaaacattattatatattatatatatatatattatactatatattatatattatatataatatattaattattaatgttataACTACACATTTAATTCAGCATTGTTATTCAGCTTATGTAATATGTTCATTCATATTAGCACACAATAACTGTTTAACTGTTCATCGGAGCACTGAATGAGCATTACTTAACTATAACTAACCATTTGTTAACATTATTAACCTTTAATGCTCCTTATGACCTTTATTGTAAAGTGGGTCATATAGCACTCAACTTAAAGACTTAAACGTAAATACATAAGCAGGCTAAATAAGCCTTACCTGAGCACAATTTACCATGTAATCACCACTGGTCATTTGGTTgggctaaccctaacccaaccaCACAAGACAACATTTATAAAACACGTTACAATAAGGGTCACAAGCGAATTTTAACCAAATATGAGTAAGAAATGCTTAATTCATACTTCCATACATTTATAAAGTCATAGTTAAGGGATGCACATGTTAACACTTAACAATAAGGGTCACAAGGTAAAAGTTGATAAAGGTAAAGTTATGTTATGATGATTTAGTGATATTATACATAAATGAAAAGTCACACAAATGTCCAActttacagacacagaaacctTTAATAAATGTCAACTAAATGAAAAGCATTTCAGTtacttttaatgtcatttgtaaATGTTAACACTGTCATTACCAGTATCTTTATGAATCTGTATGATctgaatgaatgactttattaACGGGTTAGTAAATACTTATAACAGCATTAAGTAATGTTTGTGAATGCACCCTTACCACTAAAGTATTaccatttcattatttacactgTGTATCTGCATGTAGGCATTTTATTATTGATTGTGTAACAAACACAGAACCATTTCTATCTGGGTAAATTCAACCATCAGTATCAGTAGCTCAGTGTggggatttagtggcatctagtggGGAGATCACAGactcccccctcccccaacaGCCCAAGCCTGGTGTGTCTCTCCAATGAATGGTTTGTCTGCTCTGGGCTTCTCTAGAAACATGGCGGAAGAGGACACGAGGGCAGTGTTATAGGGTGGAGTCCTGATAAGAGCGACGTGTCAAAGGACTTACAGGCACGGGAGGGCGCTATAGACCAGTCAGGCTCTGGCAGATTTTATACATGAAAATCAGTGGTAGTTTACATTTCTGCAACAGcaggctatatatatatgtgtatatatatatatatatatatatatatatatatatatatatatatatatatatatatatatatgtagatatatatatatatatatatacacatatatgtatgtatgtatttacacacacgtatattatattatacttatCAAATATCATGTCTGTATATGACATCAGTTTGAGTcagaaagaaatgtgaaataattgtgACATGTGATCCTGAATTGGTTGCTTGCATCCTTGTATATGATCATAAAAACCGGATGATCAGATCAATCTCTTCCACTCCTGTGGACAGTGGACTTTTCCCTTGTTTTCTTATGTTATGCTTCCCTCTAGTGGTATCTTTTAGGGAATTCACACCTGTCATCATGGTCGACGCCATTcaatttataataataacaacgataataataataatgatttattttaaacacttgcatttaaatgtatatttacatcAATGCTAGACCATGAATAGGCCATGAAAGGGTCCTCAAATTGCTGAAGTTTGGGAAGTTCTACTTCAAATACGCTTCAAATACCTGATGCATTTGTGGAATTGAATAAAATAGAGAAGAAAcctttattgtattgtatactTAAATACAACATGTTTGAATATGTTCTTTTTGAGCATGTTGACTTTATATTGAATATCACtatgaagaaaacaataatacatgAAATGCTGTTCTTTTCATGCACAACTTGGTATATAAAGAAGTGGTGTGTTGGATGCTGGCTACAGTGATGGTCCAGGTTGTCTATAGCAGTGTGCACTCCTTGTGAGACGTTGTCGTAGCTCCACCTCCGCTGGATGAGTTGTTTGATCCACtccctccactgctgcctgTAAAAGTCATAGCCTTTATGCAGGAAAGTGGCTGAGGCATGCAAAGGGTTAAACTGGCAAAGCAACAtcacctgaagctgctgctgctgcaggcggGAAAAATAGCATTCAAACGCACATATAAATGTGCCAGAAATATGCCACGTGCATGGGAAGATGCATGTGTCCCCAGTGACTGAGGCTGTAGCATCTACTGTACATGCAGTGAGGGGAAACACTTCAGTTAAAGCTAAACACGTTTTCATTAAGCAGTCACTACGCACAGCCAACAGgatacagtgagagagagagaaaaatcaatgCAATTGGTTAGTAAGTGAATGCTGTAAACTATACCAAACCACAAGCGTTATTCCACACTAGTGTTTCATGAATCCAGAGCTGCAGCATTCCTCTCTTACAATCTGAAACCCGAACAGGCTCACGATGCACCTTCAGTCTTAGTCTTTTGTTCACATTTCTGACAGACAGCCTTgtgttcatatatatgtatgtgagACAGCCAGAGGTGAATTTATTGTCATCTTTGATGTGTTGCAGAACTCCTCCCCTCTCACATATTCCTTGTGTGTGAAACAATCTAATTATTGAAGTGGTTTTTGAACTGTAAGCAGTTTTGTATATACAGTTACAGCTATAAAAGTCAAATAGGTTATTTTGGTAATTATTGTGtacttttttgccttttttccatCTATGTTACTTTTTTATGATAACATTTACAATATTGGCTATACGGTAGTAGAGTGGCAAGCATTGTttcctcacagcaagaaggtcaccatcattattcatcattattatcaacATTATTACACTCATATGTAAAGCAATACATATATTAATAATTGGCTTTATCAGTATGctgctaaaaataaagttttattacCCATTATTCAATTTTGTACTGTTGATTCTATATGTCTGTATATGCTGTGGAATCTCTATCCAAAGTGCTTTTCCATGTGTTGAGCACCAAAGCGAAGACTGAAAAAGGGAAACGCAACTTACCTTTCGGGAGGACGTTCCTCTCGAAGAATCCAGGCATTGTCATGTTGCCGGCCGGATGGTACTGAGCAACCACATAGGACCTGGTGCCAGCGGTGGCCACGCCCACGCCCAGTTGAGCGCTCTCTTTCCACACCACCTGAGTGAAATGACCTGTGTGAAGACACAGACGTGAAGTGAGTTTTGGGAATGTGGCGCTACATGTTTTCTAACTTGcaaaaagaaacctgaaaaaagTGGAGAGTTTATCACAAAAATGATCATTGttgcatgaataataataaaaaaatcattatccAGGAACTTATGGATGGTTATATATTAAAAGAGCTTTATTTTCTTGGAATACAGACagaacatttttgcatttagcAATGTAAAGACAACTTGTGATTATGTCTTTATCAGATGTTTCACCTGTATTGCTTCTAAATCCAGGGCTGCTCCAGCTGTAGTTGCTCACCTCTTCGTACCATGCATCTACTGCATCTTTTGCTGATATTCAGAAAGAGaatgaaacacatgcacatagagaacacatttatttcatcaattgTCGGTcaagttttattgttttaacattgaAGACCAGTTTAATATCAGGACAAAACATTGTGTCTTTATCAgcaaaactttaactttaacttaaaaaaCACACGCTGACTGTTTTTTACTGTCTTAAAATCTCTTAATCTCTTAATCGCTGCGTTAAGCTAACAATAGTCGCCTGCTGATAATGTGGACATTATCTTTAATCACCAACTTCTTACAAACTAAACTATTTAacttattttcacttttcattaaTAATTATTGTGCGTCATTGACATTTTGAGAATGACTGCTAACATATGCGAATGgttattttatggacatttactCTCCTAACTAATCATATATCAGTTAATGGTCAGTTCTAGCCACATAATCTCTTTGAATCTTTTTGTCAGCAtaagcaaatcatttaaaagattTTTGAAATCATCTGCCAGGCCAAATACTGATGTTGGAGGGCCAGTTTTGGTACATGGGCCACCAGTTGCAGACCACTATAGTGTAACACAGAAACGACTCATAATGTTAACATTAGCTGCCATAGACTGATGCTTTTTATGATGTATTCAATTAAGCAAAGAAATATGTATGAAcagtaacgtgtgtgtgtgtgtgggtgtgcaatCCACCTGTAAGTGGGTCTGATTTCATGGCTGTGTAGATGTTCTCTCCATTCGATGTGTCACTGTGACTCAGTAGGCCCAGTGACAGCAAGTGCTCAGCCCACCTCTGAGCTGCAGCGTTCAGCTCACTGCTGAGGACCAGGGGCGGCGAACCGTGCAGTTTCCTGTATGTGTTGTGTGCATCCAGGAACTCCCTCTGAAATCTGGAATCTGCAGACCCAGACAGTCTATGATATATACTTGATTGGATTTTTAGTGCACAGTGCctgtaagtgtttttttgtatgaGTCACTGGAGCTGCAGGCTATAGTGAGACAAATGAGAGTGCTAATAATAAATGAGCATACAAACCTGCCATGGTGTCTGTGGCTTACGTAGCTGCAATAaattatacacatacattaaaaaattcaatcaataatactaataaaaaaattaacGGTCAGGAAATAAGCATTCAGAGGATGCTCAGGCTCAGACTGAGGGCTTGATCCTGTGTCAGCACTTACCTGAGTCAGGGTGGATTCCTCTCTGGATGAATGTCCTGAGTAGACACGATCCCtttgctgttgtgaatgtgacgCTGGTATTTATTCACACAGACCTCACCTCTCCCTCCTCGTATCTGTGTGTAGGAGGAGACAAACACCCAACCACTTCCTGTAACTACTGCTCCACtgaacactgctgctgtttgaaggAGGTCTTAAAAACACTTATGCAGATTTAAATGCATATTGTGATGCAATCTTCCTGAACAGAGACAGgaaaagcttttttcttttttataataatgAGAACATATTACTGGCTGGGTTCAATAGAGTGTACCCAGGGGAACCCCAGAGATTTgaaaaagtacatatatatatatatatatatatatacatacatatatatatatatatatatatgtatatatatatatatatatatatatatatatatatatatatatatatatatacatataaatgtatatatgtatatatatatatacatatttaataatttaaaaataaaaataataattattagttgtATAAACACCTTTAGAAAGATAGTTTACAATGTGCTTTCACAGACAAAGCAAAGGGCAAAGAGCACAAACAATGGAGAAATCtcctttactttactttgcagcccttttttttattttcaatcatCGTCCAACATGTCATCTTGCTTTATAGTGCAGTGTCgctgttgtctctgtctgtcttgatgtaaaaacaaatcctgTTTGCAGTGTGGGTATGTCTTCTAGCGACACAAGATCTAATTACAGCTAtactgagaaaaacagtgagGTGTGCAGACATTTTCTTgatcctttttttgtttttcacaaaccaTAACCAGTTCTCCCGCTCTGTCTGGATCCAGGGGCGTGTCTGTCTGTTAAATTCaagaaaactataaataaaacaaatgtctgaaGGCAACAAGGTGGTTGAAACCAGTTGTGGGTGTGACAGCACACTTTTCGACTGTTTGAGTCGGTTTTAACGAGCAAAGGCCTGAATTACACACAGACttcaaaagcacaaacatgtaCTTGTCCAGTTTtaccacacatgcacaaacacagacaacagcTCTGGCTCCTGTACAAGGGCTGGAGGTTTTCTCTGGAGTTGCCATAGGTGTGTGATGCCACTGCGTTGGAGGTCTCCATGCAGATCCACCAAACattctgtgtatatatgttttaaataacatgcaaatGAGCCAGGACATTTCTGTTCTTAGGAATACTAACTAGCAGTGGTATCGTAACCACGTGAAATATGTGCTGAGCTAGTGTTAGCCTTTTTTTTGCCAGCTAGCGGAGGCTGCTAACGGGGAAATGACTGGAGTGCATGTATAAGG
The DNA window shown above is from Solea senegalensis isolate Sse05_10M linkage group LG5, IFAPA_SoseM_1, whole genome shotgun sequence and carries:
- the LOC122769029 gene encoding Golgi-associated plant pathogenesis-related protein 1-like isoform X1, coding for MADSRFQREFLDAHNTYRKLHGSPPLVLSSELNAAAQRWAEHLLSLGLLSHSDTSNGENIYTAMKSDPLTAKDAVDAWYEEVSNYSWSSPGFRSNTGHFTQVVWKESAQLGVGVATAGTRSYVVAQYHPAGNMTMPGFFERNVLPKGSSGGSGSNNSSSGGGATTTSHKECTLL
- the LOC122769029 gene encoding Golgi-associated plant pathogenesis-related protein 1-like isoform X2; its protein translation is MADSRFQREFLDAHNTYRKLHGSPPLVLSSELNAAAQRWAEHLLSLGLLSHSDTSNGENIYTAMKSDPLTAKDAVDAWYEEVSNYSWSSPGFRSNTGHFTQVVWKESAQLGVGVATAGTRSYVVAQYHPAGNMTMPGFFERNVLPKVTA